In Gammaproteobacteria bacterium, one DNA window encodes the following:
- a CDS encoding Kef family K(+) transporter: MEHNVALITTIAAGFGLALIFGFIAERLKTPALVGYLLAGIAISPTTPGFVADVGIASQLSEIGVMLLMFGVGLHFSLDDLLSVKRVAVPGAIVQMAVATVLGMAVASWWEWSFGEGLVLGLSLSCASTVVLLKALESRGLLETMNGRIAVGWLIVEDLVTVLILVLLPTFATMLGGTNENGNPADPLWRTIGVTLLLVSAFIALMLIVGRRVLPWLLWQVARTGSREMFTLAVVAVAICIAYGAAILFNVSFALGAFFAGMVMRESKFSQRAAEESLPLRDAFAVLFFVSVGMLFDPAVLIDEPVRVLAVVAIIIVGKSMAAMLLVLILRYPLTTSLTVAASLGQIGEFSFILAGLGLSLGLMPPEGMSLVLAGALISIAFNPIAFAAITPFKNLILKHSALARKYENRDDPYAELPMSTERKFLEGQVVLVGYGHVGQRVAQALNEKNIPYIVAEQNREIVQDLRKQGTTAVSGDATEPSVLIQAHIKDAAMLVIATPDLLNVRQMIDTARTLNPDIEIVLRSRSEDETMLLRKEAMGTVFFADEELAKSMSHHILSRFDIKSQSVTE, encoded by the coding sequence ATGGAACATAACGTTGCCCTGATCACGACGATCGCAGCCGGTTTCGGCCTGGCCTTGATTTTTGGTTTCATCGCGGAAAGGCTTAAAACGCCTGCGCTGGTCGGTTATCTGCTGGCCGGAATCGCCATCAGTCCAACCACACCGGGATTCGTCGCGGATGTCGGCATCGCTTCACAACTATCGGAAATCGGTGTGATGCTGCTGATGTTCGGCGTCGGATTACATTTTTCGTTGGACGATTTGCTGTCGGTCAAACGTGTCGCGGTACCCGGCGCTATCGTTCAAATGGCCGTTGCAACCGTTCTGGGCATGGCCGTAGCCTCGTGGTGGGAATGGAGCTTCGGTGAAGGATTGGTATTGGGCCTGTCGTTATCTTGCGCCAGCACGGTGGTGCTGTTGAAAGCGCTGGAATCCCGTGGCCTGCTGGAAACCATGAACGGCCGCATCGCGGTCGGCTGGCTGATTGTCGAGGATCTGGTGACGGTGCTGATTCTGGTGTTGTTGCCGACATTCGCGACCATGCTGGGTGGCACGAACGAGAACGGCAATCCTGCCGATCCGTTATGGCGCACGATCGGTGTCACGTTATTGCTGGTTTCCGCTTTCATCGCCTTGATGCTGATCGTCGGCCGCCGCGTCCTGCCCTGGTTGCTGTGGCAAGTGGCCCGCACCGGTTCGCGCGAAATGTTCACCTTGGCGGTCGTCGCAGTCGCCATTTGTATCGCTTACGGTGCTGCCATATTGTTTAATGTGTCGTTCGCCTTGGGCGCTTTTTTTGCCGGTATGGTGATGCGCGAATCCAAATTCAGTCAACGCGCCGCCGAGGAATCGCTGCCGTTGCGCGATGCCTTTGCCGTACTGTTTTTCGTCTCCGTCGGTATGCTGTTTGATCCGGCCGTGCTGATCGATGAACCGGTGCGCGTGCTCGCCGTGGTTGCCATTATCATCGTCGGCAAGTCGATGGCGGCGATGCTGCTGGTTTTGATCCTGCGTTATCCGCTTACGACCTCGTTGACCGTTGCCGCCAGTTTGGGGCAAATCGGCGAATTTTCCTTCATATTGGCGGGACTGGGGTTGTCGCTTGGATTGATGCCGCCTGAGGGGATGAGCTTGGTGCTCGCCGGCGCGTTGATTTCGATCGCTTTCAACCCGATCGCTTTTGCCGCCATTACGCCGTTCAAGAATTTGATCCTCAAACATTCCGCTTTGGCGCGTAAATACGAGAACCGCGACGATCCGTACGCGGAACTGCCGATGAGCACCGAACGCAAGTTCCTCGAAGGCCAGGTGGTGCTGGTCGGTTACGGACATGTCGGCCAGCGGGTCGCTCAGGCGCTTAACGAAAAAAATATTCCGTACATCGTCGCGGAACAAAATCGCGAAATCGTACAAGACTTGCGCAAGCAAGGTACCACTGCGGTATCCGGCGACGCCACCGAACCGTCGGTGCTGATACAAGCGCATATCAAAGATGCCGCGATGCTGGTGATCGCCACGCCGGATTTGCTGAATGTGCGGCAAATGATCGACACCGCGCGCACGCTGAATCCCGATATCGAAATCGTTTTGCGCAGCCGCAGCGAGGATGAAACGATGTTGCTGCGCAAGGAAGCTATGGGAACGGTCTTCTTTGCCGACGAAGAACTTGCCAAGAGCATGTCGCACCACATCCTGAGCCGGTTCGACATCAAATCCCAATCGGTGACTGAATAA